Proteins encoded in a region of the Armatimonadota bacterium genome:
- the rplE gene encoding 50S ribosomal protein L5: MEWCEAMSETTTQTRYVSRLKEKYYKEVVPQLMQQFGYKSIMQVPRLVKIVINMGVGQGEQDPKQLDGAVRDLAAISGQKPVVTRARKSISNFRIRQGHRIGAKVTLRGDRMYDFLDKLMNIVLPRVRDFQGVSPNSFDGRGNFSMGMREQLVFPEIVYDQVDRIRGMDICIVTTARTDEEARALLKALGMPFRQR; encoded by the coding sequence CCCGATACGTGTCGCGGCTCAAAGAGAAATACTATAAGGAAGTGGTACCCCAGCTGATGCAACAGTTCGGGTATAAGTCCATCATGCAGGTACCACGCCTGGTCAAAATAGTCATCAACATGGGCGTGGGACAGGGCGAGCAGGACCCGAAGCAGCTGGATGGGGCGGTGCGCGACCTCGCGGCTATCTCCGGGCAAAAACCGGTGGTTACCCGCGCGCGCAAGTCCATCTCCAACTTCCGTATTCGACAGGGGCATCGCATCGGTGCGAAGGTAACCCTGCGTGGCGACCGGATGTACGACTTTCTGGATAAGCTGATGAACATCGTGTTGCCGCGCGTGCGCGACTTCCAGGGTGTCTCACCCAACTCGTTCGATGGGCGCGGGAACTTTTCGATGGGGATGCGCGAGCAGCTGGTGTTTCCCGAAATCGTCTACGATCAGGTAGACCGTATTCGGGGCATGGACATCTGTATCGTGACTACCGCGCGTACCGACGAGGAAGCCCGTGCGCTGCTAAAGGCACTGGGTATGCCGTTCCGACAGCGATGA
- the fusA gene encoding elongation factor G, producing the protein MKQVGIKAIRNVAFVGHGGSGKTSLTEALLFITGGIDRMGKVEDGNTVSDFDADEVKRKISINASVVPVEWKEHKINIIDAPGYLDFVGDMVGALHVADAAVLVTPAQSAPEVGFDIALEYIEKRGIARAVFISKMDRENADYEARLKELRERFGSRVVPVIVPIGAEAAFEGVIDLISMRAVRGVGAKATESEIPASLQEQVNGYHEWLEESAAEGDDELTLKYLEGEPLSTEEVRRGLKEGIASGKLIPVLCGSASNLNGLTAFLDFIVGEFPSPADMPPVKGTNPQTGQEETRKPDDNEPLAAFVFKTMADPYVGKLTYFRVISGVLRSDSHVWNANKERDERVGQIFFVRGKQQEPTPAVHAGDIGAIAKLQETSTGDTLTDRAKPIILPGIEFPAPVYSVAIRAKSKADEDRLGPALNRLAEEDPTFRYYRDPETGQTVISGMGESHLDVVIERMKRKFGTEVNVEELRIPYRETIRSKAQAQGKHKKQTGGRGQYGDCWIEIEPYPDGEFLFEDRIVGGVIPKQYIPAVEKGVRDAMRRGVLAGYPVVNVKCAVYDGSYHTVDSSDQAFQIAGSLAFQNAAAKANMVLLEPVLKVEIIVPEEFLGDVISDLNGKRGRVMGTESAGPGKQKITALVPQAEMVRYAIDLRSITRGRGRFSTEFSHYDEVPAHIAQQIIERAKKERAEAEK; encoded by the coding sequence GTGAAACAGGTTGGCATCAAGGCGATACGCAACGTGGCTTTCGTAGGGCATGGAGGCTCCGGCAAAACCAGCCTCACGGAGGCGTTGCTGTTCATCACCGGCGGCATCGACCGCATGGGCAAGGTGGAAGACGGTAATACTGTGTCGGATTTCGATGCAGATGAAGTCAAGCGCAAAATCAGCATCAACGCCTCCGTGGTGCCCGTCGAGTGGAAGGAGCATAAAATAAACATTATCGACGCCCCTGGCTACCTGGACTTTGTTGGGGATATGGTGGGTGCGCTGCATGTAGCGGACGCTGCCGTGCTGGTGACCCCGGCACAAAGCGCTCCGGAAGTGGGCTTCGACATCGCGCTGGAGTATATCGAGAAACGCGGCATCGCCCGTGCGGTGTTCATCAGCAAGATGGACCGCGAGAACGCCGACTACGAGGCGCGTTTGAAAGAACTGCGTGAGCGGTTTGGCTCGCGGGTGGTTCCGGTTATCGTGCCAATTGGCGCCGAGGCAGCATTTGAAGGCGTTATCGACCTGATCTCGATGCGGGCAGTGCGTGGTGTGGGCGCCAAAGCCACCGAGTCAGAGATACCCGCCTCCCTGCAAGAGCAGGTGAACGGGTATCACGAGTGGCTGGAGGAATCGGCAGCGGAGGGCGACGATGAACTCACGCTCAAGTACCTGGAGGGCGAGCCCCTGAGCACCGAAGAGGTGCGTCGTGGACTGAAGGAGGGAATCGCCAGCGGGAAGCTGATACCCGTGTTGTGCGGCTCTGCTAGCAACCTGAACGGCTTGACTGCCTTCCTGGACTTCATCGTCGGCGAGTTCCCCTCGCCGGCAGACATGCCGCCTGTCAAGGGCACCAATCCACAAACCGGACAGGAGGAGACGCGCAAGCCGGACGACAACGAGCCGCTGGCAGCGTTTGTGTTCAAGACAATGGCGGACCCGTACGTGGGCAAGCTCACCTACTTCCGCGTGATCTCGGGTGTGTTGCGCTCCGACAGCCATGTGTGGAACGCCAACAAAGAGCGCGATGAGCGTGTGGGGCAGATTTTCTTCGTGCGAGGTAAACAGCAAGAGCCGACACCTGCGGTGCACGCAGGCGACATTGGCGCGATTGCTAAGCTGCAGGAAACCAGCACTGGCGACACACTGACCGACCGCGCCAAGCCCATTATCCTGCCGGGCATCGAGTTTCCTGCGCCAGTGTATAGTGTGGCGATTCGCGCTAAGAGCAAAGCGGACGAGGACCGTTTGGGCCCCGCCCTGAACCGCCTGGCGGAAGAGGACCCGACCTTCCGCTACTACCGCGACCCCGAAACGGGACAAACGGTGATTTCAGGCATGGGTGAATCGCATCTGGACGTCGTTATCGAGCGGATGAAGCGCAAGTTCGGCACGGAAGTGAACGTTGAGGAACTGCGCATTCCCTATCGCGAGACCATTCGCAGCAAGGCGCAGGCACAAGGCAAGCACAAAAAACAGACCGGCGGTCGCGGACAGTACGGCGACTGCTGGATTGAGATAGAACCCTATCCCGATGGCGAGTTCCTGTTTGAGGACCGCATTGTGGGCGGCGTGATCCCGAAGCAGTATATCCCTGCAGTGGAAAAAGGCGTGCGCGACGCGATGCGCCGAGGCGTGCTGGCTGGCTATCCGGTTGTCAACGTCAAGTGCGCCGTGTACGATGGTTCGTACCATACGGTAGACTCGTCGGACCAGGCGTTCCAGATAGCAGGTAGCCTCGCGTTCCAGAACGCCGCCGCCAAAGCGAACATGGTGTTGCTGGAGCCGGTGCTGAAGGTGGAGATTATTGTGCCGGAAGAGTTTCTGGGCGACGTCATTAGCGACCTGAACGGCAAGCGCGGGCGCGTGATGGGCACTGAGAGCGCAGGCCCCGGCAAGCAGAAAATCACCGCGCTGGTGCCGCAGGCGGAGATGGTGCGCTACGCGATTGACCTGCGTTCCATCACGCGCGGGCGTGGGCGATTCTCCACCGAGTTCTCGCACTACGACGAGGTGCCGGCGCACATCGCCCAGCAGATTATCGAACGCGCCAAGAAAGAGCGTGCCGAGGCGGAGAAATAG
- the rpsZ gene encoding 30S ribosomal protein S14 type Z, whose translation MAKECLKVKARRPQKFKVREYHRCSICGRPRGYIRKFGLCRICFREMAHRGLLPGVKKASW comes from the coding sequence GTGGCAAAAGAGTGTTTGAAAGTGAAAGCGCGGCGCCCGCAGAAGTTCAAGGTGCGTGAGTACCACCGTTGCAGCATCTGCGGTCGCCCCCGCGGATATATTCGCAAATTCGGTTTGTGCCGAATCTGCTTCCGCGAGATGGCACATCGCGGGCTACTGCCCGGTGTCAAAAAAGCATCGTGGTAA
- the rpsH gene encoding 30S ribosomal protein S8, which translates to MPVNDPIADMLTRIRNANMALHETVEMDASKIKVEICRILKEEGYIKDYEVIEAKPQNRLRITLKYGAKQGRTRERAITNLRRISKPGLRVYRKAKDLKPVYFGFGTAIVSTSRGIMTDKQARRLGLGGEVLAEVW; encoded by the coding sequence ATGCCTGTCAACGACCCGATTGCGGATATGTTGACACGCATCCGCAATGCCAACATGGCACTCCACGAGACAGTGGAGATGGATGCGTCCAAAATCAAAGTGGAAATTTGCCGAATCCTCAAGGAAGAAGGCTACATCAAGGACTACGAGGTCATTGAGGCAAAGCCTCAAAACCGCTTGCGCATTACTTTGAAGTACGGTGCGAAACAGGGCAGGACGCGCGAACGCGCGATTACCAACCTGCGCCGGATAAGCAAGCCGGGGCTGCGGGTGTATCGCAAGGCAAAGGACCTGAAGCCTGTCTATTTCGGCTTCGGTACGGCAATTGTCAGCACTTCGCGCGGTATCATGACCGACAAACAGGCTCGCCGACTGGGCTTGGGAGGCGAAGTGCTGGCGGAAGTGTGGTAA
- the rplF gene encoding 50S ribosomal protein L6, which produces MSRIGKKPIPIPQGVDVQWEPGRITVSGPLGTLTKTIPTEMTVRREDGFLLVERPSDERNHRALHGLTRTLIANMIEGVSKGYERVLEVVGVGYRAQVDGGKLSLSVGYAQPKVLEPLPGIKFEVGQDVNTRMPLITVKGIDKEVVGQQAALIRRVRPPEPYKGMGIRYRGEQIRRKAGKAGKGGKGGGKGKGK; this is translated from the coding sequence ATGTCACGTATAGGCAAAAAACCGATACCCATCCCGCAGGGAGTAGATGTGCAGTGGGAGCCTGGACGTATCACGGTGTCCGGTCCGCTGGGTACGTTGACCAAGACGATACCCACCGAGATGACCGTGCGCCGTGAGGACGGCTTCTTGCTGGTAGAGCGCCCCAGCGATGAGCGCAATCACCGCGCCCTGCACGGCTTGACCCGCACGCTGATCGCCAATATGATAGAAGGCGTTTCGAAGGGCTACGAGCGCGTGCTGGAGGTGGTAGGCGTGGGCTACCGCGCCCAGGTGGATGGCGGCAAGCTCTCACTCAGCGTGGGATACGCACAGCCGAAGGTGCTGGAGCCTCTGCCCGGCATTAAATTCGAAGTGGGGCAAGACGTGAACACCCGTATGCCCCTGATCACGGTCAAGGGCATCGACAAAGAGGTGGTAGGGCAGCAGGCAGCGCTCATTCGGCGCGTGCGCCCGCCAGAGCCTTACAAGGGTATGGGCATCCGATATCGTGGTGAACAGATACGCCGCAAAGCCGGAAAGGCTGGTAAAGGTGGTAAAGGCGGCGGAAAAGGTAAGGGGAAGTAA
- the rplR gene encoding 50S ribosomal protein L18 produces MIQHKNVAPRQRGRLLRHARVRKKIRGTAERPRLVVFRSLKYIYAQVIDDEKGHTIAAASSLEPALRNSLPKTDNIEAARAVGRLIAERAIDAGVRHVVFDRGGYKYHGRVKALADAAREGGLEF; encoded by the coding sequence ATGATACAACATAAGAACGTTGCGCCCCGCCAGCGGGGCAGACTACTACGCCATGCGCGAGTACGCAAGAAGATACGCGGCACGGCGGAACGCCCACGTTTGGTGGTGTTCCGTAGTTTGAAATACATCTACGCGCAGGTGATAGACGACGAGAAGGGACACACGATCGCCGCCGCCTCGTCGCTGGAACCTGCTTTGCGCAACTCGCTGCCCAAAACCGATAACATCGAAGCCGCCAGAGCGGTTGGCCGGCTGATTGCAGAACGCGCTATCGACGCGGGGGTGCGGCACGTGGTCTTTGATCGCGGCGGCTACAAGTATCACGGGCGCGTCAAAGCGCTGGCAGATGCGGCACGAGAAGGGGGACTGGAGTTCTAA
- the rpsE gene encoding 30S ribosomal protein S5 has translation MARIDADTLNLQERVIRTNRVQKTHKGGRTMSWNALVVVGDGHGHVGAGLGKARAIPDAIRKGVEDAKKRLIEVPIVGTSIPHQVVTSFGASTVILKPAAPGTGVVAGTSMRAILEAAGVKDVLGKCLGSRNPINVAWATIKALQMLKRVEHVAQMRGKQPEQIVPWMRKYLEGKEEGTTDGS, from the coding sequence ATGGCACGAATAGACGCAGATACACTCAACTTGCAGGAGCGCGTTATCCGCACGAACCGCGTGCAAAAGACGCACAAGGGCGGTCGTACAATGAGCTGGAACGCGCTGGTGGTGGTCGGCGATGGTCATGGACACGTCGGCGCGGGGCTGGGGAAGGCTCGTGCTATTCCCGACGCCATCCGCAAAGGCGTGGAAGACGCCAAAAAGCGACTGATCGAAGTGCCCATTGTGGGCACATCTATCCCGCATCAGGTGGTCACCTCTTTTGGTGCGTCTACCGTCATCCTCAAACCTGCCGCTCCCGGTACGGGAGTGGTAGCGGGTACATCGATGCGCGCTATTCTGGAAGCCGCTGGCGTCAAAGACGTGCTGGGCAAGTGCCTGGGCTCCAGAAACCCCATTAATGTCGCCTGGGCAACTATCAAAGCGCTGCAGATGCTCAAACGGGTGGAACACGTGGCGCAGATGCGTGGCAAACAGCCGGAGCAGATAGTGCCCTGGATGCGAAAATACCTGGAAGGCAAGGAGGAGGGAACCACTGATGGCTCTTAA
- the rplO gene encoding 50S ribosomal protein L15 — protein sequence MFLHELKPNPGSTHRRKRVGRGIGSGHGKTAGRGTKGQKARDQVPLTFEGGQTPLHRRLPRLKGFKNPTHKEYTIINVALLEERFEAGEVVTPELLLERRIIKKIEKDGLKVLGEGELTKALTVRAHKFSKSAEQKIVAAGGSVEAI from the coding sequence ATGTTTCTGCATGAGCTCAAACCTAATCCCGGCTCCACCCATCGGCGCAAGCGGGTAGGACGCGGAATCGGTTCGGGACACGGCAAAACCGCCGGTCGCGGCACCAAAGGACAGAAGGCACGCGACCAGGTACCCTTGACCTTCGAAGGCGGACAGACGCCCCTGCACCGCCGCCTGCCTCGCCTGAAGGGGTTCAAAAACCCCACCCACAAGGAGTACACGATAATTAACGTGGCTCTGCTGGAAGAGCGGTTCGAGGCTGGTGAAGTGGTGACACCTGAACTGTTGCTGGAGCGTCGAATCATCAAGAAGATCGAGAAAGACGGATTGAAAGTGCTCGGTGAGGGCGAGTTGACCAAAGCGCTCACCGTGCGTGCCCATAAATTCAGCAAATCTGCCGAGCAGAAGATTGTGGCTGCGGGAGGCAGTGTGGAGGCGATATAG
- the secY gene encoding protein translocase subunit SecY: protein MLETLIAAWKLPDLRQRILFVFGAFAVYTVGLHIPVPGIDHAAMERLFAQGGVFGLVDVFSGGALRKFTIFAMGIVPYINASIIMQLLVAAIPQWKELQKEGETGRKEIAKRTRYLTVALAFLQSLGISITLVRSQILTANWWQLIVTATVLTAGTMFLLWLGEQITDKGVGNGVSLIIFASITASLPWQMSKVWESVSLLQAWTSLILLTVVFLGTIVGIVYVTQAQRKIPIQHARRIVGMRQVGGHSSFLPLKIAMAGVIPIIFAISLMLLPMTIVTAIPAVAHAGPGDGFPYYVRMAAQWLAPGDNVFALLMYGIVIVIFTYFYTAVQFDVNDIADNLKKYGSYIPGIRPGKPTADYLDKVVSRITFAGALFLAAVAIIQYITPWITGVSLGTFSLVGGTSLLIVVGVALETMQSIEAQMLMRNYEGFLRE, encoded by the coding sequence ATGCTTGAAACCCTGATAGCAGCGTGGAAGTTACCCGACTTGCGCCAGCGCATCCTGTTTGTATTCGGTGCGTTCGCCGTGTACACGGTGGGGTTGCATATCCCTGTGCCCGGCATCGACCATGCGGCGATGGAGCGTCTGTTTGCGCAGGGAGGCGTGTTCGGGTTGGTGGATGTGTTCTCCGGCGGCGCGCTGCGCAAGTTCACCATCTTCGCGATGGGCATCGTGCCGTACATCAACGCCTCGATCATCATGCAGCTGCTAGTGGCGGCTATCCCGCAGTGGAAGGAGCTGCAGAAGGAAGGCGAGACGGGGCGTAAGGAGATCGCCAAACGTACTCGCTACCTGACCGTGGCGTTGGCTTTCCTGCAGTCGCTGGGGATTAGCATCACGCTGGTACGCTCACAGATTCTCACTGCAAACTGGTGGCAGCTGATAGTCACCGCAACGGTGCTGACGGCAGGGACCATGTTCCTGTTGTGGTTGGGCGAGCAGATTACCGACAAGGGCGTGGGCAACGGCGTATCGCTCATCATCTTTGCCAGCATTACCGCCAGCCTGCCATGGCAGATGTCTAAGGTGTGGGAATCGGTATCGCTGCTTCAGGCATGGACGAGCCTCATCCTGCTGACGGTAGTATTTCTGGGCACTATCGTGGGTATCGTGTATGTCACACAGGCTCAGCGGAAGATCCCCATTCAGCACGCGCGGCGCATTGTCGGCATGCGGCAAGTTGGTGGACACAGCTCTTTCCTGCCTCTCAAAATCGCGATGGCAGGCGTCATCCCCATCATCTTCGCCATCTCGCTGATGCTGCTGCCGATGACAATCGTAACAGCTATCCCTGCGGTGGCGCACGCTGGCCCGGGGGATGGTTTTCCCTACTATGTCCGCATGGCGGCACAATGGCTGGCTCCGGGAGACAATGTCTTCGCGCTGCTGATGTACGGGATTGTGATTGTGATTTTCACTTACTTCTATACCGCCGTGCAGTTTGACGTGAACGATATAGCAGATAACCTGAAGAAGTACGGCAGTTACATCCCGGGCATTCGTCCGGGCAAGCCGACGGCGGACTATCTGGACAAAGTGGTATCGCGTATTACCTTCGCGGGAGCGCTGTTCCTAGCAGCGGTAGCGATTATCCAGTACATTACCCCGTGGATTACAGGAGTGTCGCTGGGCACGTTTTCGCTGGTGGGCGGTACCTCTCTGCTCATCGTGGTGGGGGTAGCGTTGGAAACCATGCAAAGCATCGAGGCGCAGATGTTGATGCGCAACTACGAAGGCTTTTTGCGCGAATAG
- the adk gene encoding adenylate kinase yields the protein MIWILLGAPGAGKGTQAKRLQGDLGFVQISTGELLREAMKAGTELGKNVEGYIRRGELVPDNLVAEVLQERLAQGDTGNGVILDGFPRTVRQAQMLEEILARHHWRLCGVLYLDASEEVVLHRLGGRRTCPQCGANYHVVTMPPKVDGRCDRCGAELVLRPDDALDAIHKRLEVYREQTEPLVAFYSQRGMLERIDAGGDAEEVYRAVKTAISRRWQQCLANG from the coding sequence ATGATATGGATACTTCTGGGTGCCCCGGGCGCCGGTAAGGGCACGCAGGCGAAACGTCTGCAGGGGGATTTGGGTTTTGTGCAGATAAGCACAGGTGAGTTGCTGCGAGAAGCCATGAAGGCGGGAACCGAACTGGGTAAGAACGTGGAAGGTTACATCCGGCGCGGTGAGCTGGTTCCCGATAACCTCGTGGCAGAGGTATTGCAAGAGAGATTAGCGCAAGGCGACACCGGCAACGGTGTGATACTAGATGGCTTTCCGCGCACGGTGCGGCAGGCACAGATGCTGGAGGAGATACTGGCAAGACACCACTGGCGGCTATGCGGTGTGCTGTATCTGGACGCGTCGGAAGAGGTTGTGTTGCATCGTCTGGGCGGCAGGCGAACCTGCCCGCAGTGCGGGGCAAATTACCATGTTGTCACTATGCCACCAAAGGTGGACGGTCGTTGCGACCGCTGTGGAGCGGAACTGGTATTACGTCCTGACGACGCGCTCGATGCCATTCACAAGCGTCTCGAGGTGTACCGCGAGCAGACCGAACCGCTGGTGGCTTTTTATAGCCAGCGAGGCATGCTGGAGCGAATAGACGCCGGCGGCGATGCAGAGGAAGTGTACCGAGCGGTGAAAACTGCCATCTCCCGCCGCTGGCAACAGTGTTTGGCAAACGGATGA
- a CDS encoding type I methionyl aminopeptidase yields the protein MIIIKSPAEIEKIRAAGRVLARILRTLSESITPGVTTTADLDALAAILVKEAGGRAAFKGYMGYPAHICTSVNHQVVHGLPSNRVLMSGDILSIDMGVELNGYYADAAITVPIGEITPEAQRLLDITRQALYVGIDQAQVGKRIGDIASAIQKFVEKHGYSVVRELVGHGVGRKIHEDPAVPNYGKPGSGPVLREGMTLAIEPMVNQGKPQVECLSDKWTIVTEDGKLSAHFEHTVAITRKGPLILTVE from the coding sequence ATGATTATCATTAAGAGCCCGGCAGAGATAGAAAAGATACGCGCAGCAGGCAGGGTACTGGCACGTATCCTGCGCACGTTGAGCGAGTCGATAACCCCCGGGGTCACGACGACGGCGGATTTGGATGCGCTGGCAGCCATTTTGGTGAAAGAGGCGGGGGGACGTGCTGCGTTCAAAGGGTATATGGGTTATCCTGCCCATATCTGCACCTCGGTGAATCATCAGGTGGTGCATGGGTTGCCATCCAACCGGGTGCTGATGTCTGGCGACATCCTGAGTATCGATATGGGCGTGGAACTGAATGGCTACTACGCTGACGCCGCGATTACTGTGCCCATCGGCGAGATAACGCCGGAAGCACAGCGCCTGCTGGACATCACGCGCCAGGCGCTATATGTGGGTATCGACCAGGCGCAGGTCGGCAAACGTATCGGCGATATCGCCTCCGCCATCCAGAAGTTTGTGGAAAAGCACGGCTATTCGGTGGTGCGGGAACTGGTAGGGCACGGTGTGGGCAGGAAGATACATGAAGACCCAGCTGTGCCCAATTACGGCAAACCGGGCAGTGGACCGGTGCTACGGGAAGGGATGACGCTGGCGATTGAGCCCATGGTCAATCAGGGCAAACCGCAGGTGGAGTGCCTTTCGGACAAGTGGACAATAGTGACAGAGGACGGCAAGCTCTCTGCTCACTTTGAGCATACCGTCGCCATCACCCGTAAGGGTCCGTTAATCCTTACGGTAGAGTGA
- the infA gene encoding translation initiation factor IF-1 has product MAKKQEPVEKEKGLQVEGTVVETLPNAMFRVQIQEGHIVLAHVSGKMRMHFIKILPGDRVLVELSPYDLTRGRIIYRYK; this is encoded by the coding sequence ATGGCAAAGAAGCAAGAGCCTGTCGAGAAGGAGAAAGGGCTTCAGGTAGAGGGCACGGTGGTAGAAACCCTTCCAAACGCGATGTTTCGCGTGCAGATTCAGGAAGGACACATCGTGCTGGCGCACGTCTCCGGCAAAATGCGCATGCATTTCATTAAAATCTTGCCTGGGGACCGTGTGCTGGTAGAGTTGTCACCCTACGACCTGACTCGCGGGCGGATTATCTATCGCTACAAATAG